Below is a genomic region from Isachenkonia alkalipeptolytica.
CATTATAACCCCCCTATTCCTTTCTGTCTAGCGAACAATGAAGAATAATAGACTCTGTAACCATTACTTGCAAGTTGGTTTACTTTTCAGTGCTTCACTTTCTTCTTCTTTAAGGTAACGCCAGTCTCCTTCTTGTAAAGTTCCTAATACAATATTACCAATGGCCACTCGCTTTAGTTTAACTATCGGATGGCTGATGGCATCACACATTTTACGAACTTGACGATTTCTTCCCTCGGTGATGGTAATTTCCAGCAAACTATTGTCATTGCAATTAAGAATTTTCAATGAAGCTGGCTGTGTGTAGGATCCATCAATAAGTATTCCCTTTTCAAAAGCTTTAATACCTTCTTCCTTGGGAACTCCCTTTACTAAAGCGTGATAGGTTTTAGATACTTTATACTTTGGGTGAGTCATAAGATTGGCGAATTCCCCATCATTAGTCAGTAAAATCAACCCCGATGTATCATAATCCAATCTTCCTACGGGGTAAACACGATAATCTGTAGACACAAAATCCAAAACCGTCTTCCGGTTAAACTGATCATCGGAGGAGGTGATCACCCCTTCCGGCTTATTAAGCATAATATATATAGATTGTTCTTCTAGAGTCACAGCTTCCCCATTACAGGCAACTTGATCAACACCAACGGTAACTATGTAACCCATTTCCTTAATAACTTTTCCGTTCACAGTCACTAAGCCTTCTTCGATTAATTTTTCACTCTTTCTTCTTGATGCAACACCGCAATGGGCTAAATACTTTTGTAACCTCACAAGCTTCCTCCTAACATTCCTAAACTTATCCAGGATTACTTCATTTCTTTACTAGAATATAAACCTTCTTCAAAACTTGAAAGATCCGGTAAATCTTGAAGGTTTTCAAACCCGAATTTTTTTAAGAAAAACTCCGTAGTAGCATAAATAATGGGTCGTCCAATAGTGTTTAACCTTTCTTTTTCATAGATCAAATTTTCTTGAATTAGATTTGAAAGGGGTTTATCACATTTTACGCCCCGTATTTTCTCTATCTGACTTTTCGTGATGGGCTGTTTATAGACGATTATGGCTAATGTCTCGATGGTGGCTCTGGATAAAGAGCGTCTTTGGTCCCCGGGAAGTAATTTTTTGATATAGGGATAAGCCGATTCTTTAGTTGTTAATTGAAGTGTAGTCCCGATTTTAATAAGCTCAATGCCCCGGTTTCCCATTTTATATTCCTCTTGTAATTCATTGATAATCTCTTTCGTATCTTTCTCATTTAACTCTAAAATCTTTCCGAGCTCTTTTATTTCTAAGGTATCACCCCATGCGAAGAGAATCGCTTCGATGATGGCACAATAATTCTGCATTTTCACATTTTCACCTCTTTATAGAGTTATCGCTTTTTCTCGAAGGCGTAAAACAATACTACAGGTCTTTTGGTTTTGATTTATAAAGATGATACGGTTTTTTGCTAATTCCAGTATTGCTAGAAAAGTAGTGATCAGGTGAATTTTATCCATAGAGTATTCAAATGCTTTTTCAAAGAGAATTTGAGATTCCTTTTCTAAACGCTTTACTAATTCTTGTACTTTTTCCTCCACGGTCACAGGATCTTTTTGAACCGAGTCAAAGGGGTTGGTCTTGCTTTTTTCTGTATTCTTTTTGACCATCAATTTTTCCCAAGCATTCATTAAGTCCGTAGCCGTAATATGACTAAAGTCTTCGTCCTTCTCGACAGGAACTTCGAGAAAACTTAAATCATCACGGGTTTTAAAAAAACGGATTTCTAATGTATTTTCACGTTCTTTTAAAGTTTTAGCAGCTCCTTTGAATTTTTTATACTCAATCAAACGTTCCACAAGATCGGTTCTTGGGTCTTCCTCCTCTTCTTCTGATGTATGAGTTGTTGGAAGTAGCATCTTTGATTTAATATCAATCAGTGTAGCCGCCATCACCAAAAAGTCTCCGGTGACATCTAAATCGCATTCTTTCATTTGTGACAAATACAAGAGGTATTGATCAGTGATTTTCACAATAGGAATGTCGTAGATTTCCACCTTCTGATTTTCAATTAAATGCATTAAAACATCCATAGGACCCTGAAAAGTTTCTAAGTTGACTTCATAGGAGGTCATTGTTTTATTGCTTTCCATTTGCCTCAACTCATTTCCAAATAATTTTTGTACAGTTTTTTTGCATAAGCCATTTCATCTTCTTTTGTGTAAATATAGCCTTGAACCTTTGCTTTTAATACTTCTTTTAAAATTCGTTTGAATAAAGGTCCGGGTGTTATACCCAGGGTTAAAAGATCCTGACCGGTGATTATAGTGTTAATGGATTGCAGTTTTAATTTATAGTATAGCAAATAGTGTCTTATATCATTGTTTTCACAATCATTATAATAAAAAATAAGCATTTCATCTGTGGCAAACTCTAACAAAGCATACACCTCATAAAGGTCCACATTCTCAGACCACAAGATGGAGTATACTCTGTTTTTTTTACGTAAACCCTCGATAATTCCATGGTAAGACTGGCGATAGCTGACATAGTTATTAATAATTTTGGGTATCAACTCCATAGGAATACCGCTTAGCAGTTGCTGTACAATAATATCAGCATAACGGATATCCTCCCGTTTAATTGTATTAAAGACTTCTAAGGTATTAGGAATATTTTCGATCTTTTGAATTTCCTTCATGGAAATGTCCTGTCCCTGATTCAAACTTTTAAAAATATTTAGTTCCTTCATCAACGCTAGGCTGTTGATGAGATTTTCATCCTTGAAAATCCCATGAATCTCCTCTCTAATTCGATCCTGGCTAAGCTTGTTGATCATATGATCATTTACAGCTTGTAAAATGAATTTTTTCGTCTCCTCTTCAATGGAAAAGCCTAGTCTTGAAGCAAATCGGATCGCTCTGAAAATTCTTGTGGGATCTTCAATAAAGCTTAAGTTATAAAGAGCGCGTATCAAACCATCAGAGAGGTCATCTAAGCCACTAAAATAATCGATTAACTGGTACTCCTTTTCCCCATTAAGTTCTATAGCCATACAGTTGATGGTAAAGTCTCTTCGGAATAAATCATTCCATATAGTTGATTTTTCAACTTTCGGTAGGGCTGCAGGGTATTCATAGTATTCCCTTCTTGCAGAAACAAAATCAATATGGGGTTGTTGTGGCAGCTTTACAACAGCGGTTTGAAACTTCTTATGCGTGACCAGACGCCCTTGCAGACGTTTGTTGACTTTTTCAGCAAGTTTAATCGCATCCCCTTCTACAACAAAATCCAAATCAAAATTTTTCCGATTTAATAAAAGATCCCTTACAAATCCACCGACGATAAATACCTTTGTGTTTTCTTCTTTTGCAACCTTTTTAACCACTTCTATAAGGGAGACCATATCTTGGGGCAGGTGATGGATTTTTTCTCGAACATCTAAGAAATCATAGGATTGGTCATAATTGGACTTATACCATCGGGGGATGGAATCTCCGTGGATTTGTTGCAAAAGATTGGTCCTTGTGACAATGCCTACGATTTTTTCTCCTTCCATTACCGGTAGACGACCGATGTTATGTTTAGAGAGAAGCTCATTAATCTCGTTGATGCTGGTACTAGGAGTAATGGTCACCACTTTTTGTTTCATAAAACCTTTAATCGGTGCATGGGAAAGGTCATGGATCATCGCTTTATCTAAATCAGTCCTGGAGATAATTCCAATCAGTCGATCATTCTTTACAACCGGCATACCTGTATGACCATATCTAAGCATTATGCGATTAGCTTTTTCCACTGTCATATCTTCGAGTAAAGTTTTTACCGGATAACTCATAATATCTTTTGCTTTGACTTGAGGAGTGATTTTTTCCCTTAATAATTTGAGGATTTTTTCCCTTATTTCCCTAGCAGGCATATTTTTCACCGAAGCAGAACCTGCCCTACGATGACCACCGCCATCAAAGGCTTCTAAAATCTCAGCTACATTAATATCATCCTCTAGACTTCGTCCAATAACATAGGTTTTCTCTTCCATTTTTGATATGATAAACAGTGCATCGGTATTTTTAATATGAGTGATCTTGCTGGCGATATTACTTAAGCCATTTATATATTCATCGTGTTCTGAAAAAGCAAAATACACGTGATATTTTTTCACTTCCACCCGTTCTAAGTTTGTCAAGAGGGTCATGAGCAGTTTATCCTGGGTTTCATTGGTAAACTCATATAAGTACTCGTTAACAATATCTAAATCTGCCTGCTTTCGAAATAGGTAAGCAACCACTTCTGCATCATGGTGAGTTGTGTTTTTAAAAGTCAAACAATTAGTGTCTGCGTAGATACCCAATAAAAAAAGCGTTGCCTGAAAAGGAGTGATTTCAATATTTTGCTTAATAATCTTTTTTAATAAAATCGTGGTACATGAGCCATAGTATTTGATGACCATTTTCGATGCAGCGATACTCTCTTGCGTCGGCTTATGGTGGTCATATATCGTGATATCTAAATCTTTATTTAATAGTTTTTTAAACGGTCCTACCCGATTTTTAGAGTTTGTATCGACGATAATTAATGAATCAACGGCTTCAAGGTTGATTTCGCTGTAGCTATAAATTTGCAGGGAATATTTGTAAAGGTTTATAAAGCTCTTAATTTCTTTATCTAGTTTCCCGGAATACACCAAGAAACCTTCCGGATGCAGAATTTTACTGGCAATCATACTGGAAAGGCCGTCAAAATCTAAATTCTCATGACTGGTTATTAGCTTAATTGTCACCACATCCTTCAATTCTATCTACTAAAAATTATAACACATTTCCTATTTTCCACAACAATTGCCTGTGAAAAACTATTAAAAAAAGAGGCTATTATAGCCTCTTTTCCTCATTTTCTGTTACAACACCGTGTATGATTTTTCGAGGTTTTTTTTCTGCATCGGATATATACACGGATTCTTGTAATAGTTCAAGGGCTCCATCAAGTTTATCTTTATCATTGTAAAAAACAGTTATTACTGTTTCACCTTTGTTTACATAGTCCCCAATTTTCTTTTCAAGTTGTAATCCAACTTTGTGGTCGATTTTTGTAGATTTATCTAAACGACCGGCTCCAAGGGTTAAGGCGGATTTTCCTAATAACTCTGCATCCAATCGGTGGATATAACCTTCTGACAAAGCTTTATACTCGTATATATCTTGAGTTTGATGGAGTAATTCCGGTTGTTCTATGAACTTTATGTCGCCTCCTTGACTTTGTACAAAGGACTTAAAAACATCTAAGGCTTTCCCATTATCGATAACTTCTTGTATTTTTTCCATTCCCTCATCTAAACTTCCAACTTTTTCTGCAAGCAATAACATATAACTTCCTAGATAGTGACAAAGCTCTAATAGATCCTTTGAACCTTCTCCCTGAAGCAACTCAATGGCTTCACGGACTTCGATACCGTTACCAATGGTATTGCCTAAGGGTTGTTCCATGTCCGTTACAACAGCCACCGTGTTTTTACCTACACCATTACCAATGTCCACCATAGCTCTACCAAGTTCAAAGGCCTGGTCAATATCTTTCATGAAAGCGCCACTTCCGGTTTTTACATCTAATACGATGCGATCAGCTCCAGAAGCCAGTTTTTTACTCATTACGCTGCTGGCGATCAGCGAGATGTTATCAATGGTGGCAGTTACATCTCGAAGGGCGTAAAGTTTTTTGTCTGCCGGGGCCAAATCTTTCGTCTGCCCTCCTAAGGAGAACTTAATACTATTTACTTGGTCAGCAAATTTTTTTATTGTTAAATCCGCCGAAAACCCTTGTATCGCTTCAAGTTTATCAATTGTCCCCCCGGTATGTCCTAGCCCTCGGCCTGAAAGTTTGGCCACAGGAACATTGTTTGCGGCAACTAAGGCCCCTAGAGCAATCGTGGTTTTATCCCCTACCCCGCCGGTGCTATGCTTATCCACTTTAAGCCCTTTGATCATAGACAGATCAATGGTCTCTCCGGAGTTAATGATTGCATTGGTTAAGTTTACGGTTTCCGCTTTGTTCATTCCTTTAAAATAGATAGCCATTAATAGAGCACTCATTTGATAGTCGGGGATCCGTTCGTTGTTATAACCCTCTACAAAGTATTTAATTTCTTCCTTGCTTAACTCTTCACCGTTTCTCTTTTTGTAAAGTATATCGATCATTTCCATTTCATTATCACCTCTTATACAATCTACTTCAGTATATTATCTGCAAAGCTTTTACCATTCTTGGGTTTTTCTATTTTAAGCAAGTCAGAAATAGTCGCCGCAATATCGGAAAATGATTTTCTAGTCCCTAGATCTGTTCCTTGTTTTATAGTCTGCCCGTAAATCAGTAGTGGAACGTATTCTCTTGTATGATCGGTTCCTTGATAAGTTGGATCATTCCCATGATCAGCCGTAATTATAAGTACGTCCGTTTCTTTTAAAGTGTTTAACAAATCCGGCAAGTGTTTGTTTACCTCTTCAAGAGCTTCTTTATAACCCTTGGTATCTCTCCGATGACCAAATTTCGAATCAAAATCCACAAGATTTGTAAAAATGATTCCTTGCGTATTTTCTTTAATGGCTTCGATCGTTTTATCGATTCCCTGTAGATTACTTTTGGAAGTTATTTTCTTACTAATGCCTTGACCGTTATAAATGTCATCGATTTTCCCTATACCTATTACATCGTATCCTCCATCTAAAGTGTAATCCAAGATTGTTTTCTCTTGGGGGGATAAGGAAAGATCCCTTCGGTTTGCTGTTCGTTCAAAGGAGCCTAAACTTCCGATAAAGGGTCTCGCAATAATTCTAGCTACAGCATGTTTACCTGTCATAATATCTCTTGCTATTTCACACATTTCGTAAAGTTCTTTGATGGGAATTACTTCTTCATGAGCGGCGATTTGAAAAACACTGTCCGCGGAAGTATAGACAATCGGATTTTTTGTTCTAAGATGTTCCTCACCGAGCTCTTCGATGATCTTTGTTCCTGAAGCCGGCTTGTTTCCAATTCCTTTTTTACCGGTGCGTTTTTCAAACTCATCCATTATTTCCTTGGGAAATCCATTAGGATAGGTTTTGAAAGGTTCATCCAAGTGAATTCCTGCGATTTCCCAATGACCCGTAGTGGTATCTTTGCCGTTGGAATATTCCATTGCACGGCCATAGGCGGCTTGGGGATCTTTTTTTTCCGGGAGATAATCAATACCCTCTATATTCCCAAGACCTAATTCTAAAAAATGATTTAAATTAATGTCGGGGTGAACTTCAAAAAGATTTCCTAGGGTATTAGCGCCTTCACTGTTGAAATTCTTTGCATCGGGAAGTGCTCCAATTCCAACACTGTCTAATATGAGTAAAACGATTCGATTAACCAATACAATCCCTCCTTTATTAATCCCGCGTATTAAGCCCGCGGATGACTTTTTAAATATACATCTTTAATTTTATTTTTCTTAAAATCAATATACATTTGGGTCGTTGCTAAGGCAGAATGTCCAAGCATTTCCTGTACTGATTTGAGATCTGCCCCATTATCGATTAAATGAATGGCAAAAGAGTGTCTTAAGGTATGGGGAGTAATCGACTTACTGATGTTCATCGTCTTTGTATATCCCTTGATAATCTTCCAAAAACCTTGTCGGGACAATCTTTTACCGGAATAATTCAGGAACAATGATTTTTCCTCTTCGTTTTTCAAGAAATCCTTTCTTTCGTGGATTATGTAGGATTTTAATGCCTCTAGTGCATGTTTGCCCATAGGGATCGTACGATCCTTATTTCCATTGCAACAACGGATATACTCCATTTCTAAATCTACATCTTCTATATCTAAAGAGATTAATTCGGAAACTCGAATACCGGTAGCATAAAGAATTTCAAGCATGGCTTTGTCGCGAATGCCTTTTTTAGTGTCTAATTGAGGTTGCATCATTAATTGGTTAACCTCTTCCAAAGAAAGTACTTCAGGGATTTTTTTGAATGCTTTGGGTCCACTAATTTCGTCCATAGGATTTTGTCTAAGAAACTGATTTTTGCATAAATAGTCATAGAATTTTCGAATTGAAACAATGTATCGAGATATAGAAGAACTGGACTTACTATCTTTTTGCAACTTCAGCAAATAGGAAAGGATGGTGGTATGATTTGTTAAACTGAATTCTTCGATGTTTTGTTCTTTCAAAAAGTAATAATATTTTTTCAAATCCCGTTCATATGACTTTATCGTATTTTGAGCAAGGTTTTTTTCCTGTAAGTACATAATGTAATCTTGTAATATATGCTCCATATAGCAATTCCTTTCTATCGGGTTTCTTTAGCTAGTAAAATAGCCAAAATTGTTTTACTGTCCTTAATCTCTCCGTTACTAATTTTCTCAAGAGCGGTTTCAAAAGAGATTTCAATAATCTCAATATACTCATCTTCATCCGGTTCAGCGGTACCTTTACATAAGCTTTTCGCTTCAAATAGATAAATTTCTTCATTGGAAAAGCCCGGACTTGTGTAGAATTGAGCTACGGCATTAAAATCATTGGCCTCATAACCTGTTTCCTCTTTAAATTCTCGCTTTGCACAGGCTTCAGGATCTTCCTTAGGTTCCATTTTTCCGGCGGGAATTTCTATAAGAAACTCGTCCACAGCCTTACGATACTGTTTTACTAAGACAACCTGCCCCTTGTCATTGATTCCAATAATTCCTACAGCTCCGGAATGCTCCACAATTTCACGCTTTGAATATTTTTTATCCGGAAGCTCGACGGTGTCAACTCTTAAATTAATGACCTTCCCTTCATAGATTCTTTCGCTTTTTAAGGTTTCTTCTTGTCTCTTCATTATTCCCTCCCCTTAATTGTGTCTAAAAAAGTTTAAATTATCGCTGTGATCGAATTTTATCAGCGAGAACTGCAATAAATTCCGAGTTGGTAGGCTTCTTGTTGTTTTTTTTGAATTTTGGCAAATGTTCTAAAAACTCTTTAATTTTTTCTGATTCTCCTTGATTCCATGTTACTTCAATAGAGTGGCGAATGGCCCGTTCTACACGACTTGGAGTTGTATCAAACTGTCTTGCCAGGCCCGGGTAAAGTTCCTTCGTGACTGCGTTCAAGTATTCCGGTTTTTTTGCTACCATGATAATTGCTTCTTTTAAATAGGAATAGCCTTTAATATGAGCCGGAACACCAAGAGTGTGGATCAACTCCGATGCCATCTTTTCAATGTTTTTAATCTCTTCCTGAGTGAGGTTCATGGACTGCTTGGGATTTTCGTATGAAAGTAATTCTTCTTTCGATTCTCTGATTCTTTTTAAGAAAAACTCGAAGTCGAAAGGCTTTATAATATAATAATCCGCCCCAAGCTGTATGGCTTTTTTTGTGACTTTATCCTGTCCTACGGCAGATAGCATAATAGTATAGGGTTTTTCTTTTTTTTGATTGATTTCTTCTAAAACACCCAATCCATCTAAATGGGGCATTATAATATCAAGTATCAGGACTTTGGGTTTTTCCGTTTCTAAAAGTTTTAAAGCCTCTAATCCATCGTTAGCTATACCTATGACCTCAATGTCTTCCTGTTTATCTAAAAACTCTTCTAAAATGTTGCAAAATTCTTCATTATCATCTGCAATAGCAACAGTTATCTTGTTTTTATGCAATTTATTTCCCCCTTTTAAAAATGTATGCCTCAAATATAAAAAGCAATCTTTATGTCTAGCTTCTAATCTTGAGTAACTCCTCCGCATGCTTCAATGTGATGGCTGTAGATGTGCCCCCTAAGAGTCTACCAATTTCTTCAATACGACCATCATTCCCTAGTTCTTGTAAATAAGTGGTGTTATGACCTCTATGGGTTTCTTTGTAAATTTTATAATGCAAAGACCCTCTTGCGGCGATCTGAGGTAAGTGGGTGATACAAATTACTTGACGATTAGTGGAGATTCCTTCCAACTTATCTCCTACCAAATTCGCAGTTTCTCCACTGATTCCAGTATCAATTTCATCAAAGATCATACAGGAGATTTTATCGATGTCTGCAAGCAAAGACTTCAAGGCTAACATTACCCTGGAGATTTCCCCCCCTGAAGCAATTTTGGCTAAAGATTTCGGTACTTCTCCGGGATTGGTTTTAATTAGAAACTCCACAGCGTCGAAACCTTTTCGGTTAAAACTCTGAATAAGATTTAAATCCTCTCCATCTTTTGACGCTATTGCAACTTTAAAACTACCATGGGGAATGTTTAGTTCCTGTAATGTTGATGATACTTTCTTTTCCAGGATTTTTGCAGTTTCTACGCGCCTTTTATGTAACGCCGATGCTAGCGAATTTAATACTTCAGACTTCTTCTGTAGTTTTTTCGAAATCTTTTCAATTCGTTCTTTGCTATTGATCAAACCATCCAACTCTTCTTTGGATTTTTGATAATAGGTTAAAACATCTTCTATGCTAGGGCCATATTTCCGTTTCATGTCATTGATATACGCAATTCGTTGGTTCAAACGGTCTAAATCTTCCGTAGGAAATTCAATGTTTTCGAAGTACTGACGGATTTCCCTTGAAACATCTTCCAGTTGAAACTGTATTTCTTCTAGTTGATTGCTGAAATTTTTAATTTGCGGATCAAATTTGTCAACAGTATGAAATTCTTCAACTGTTTTAGAGACCAAATCCATTACTGAATTCGCATTTCTGAGATTATACAAGTTCTCATAACCTTTACCCATGACCTCATATATTTTCTCGCTATTAGCTAAAACATTATAATCCTGCATTAAAACCTCTTCTTCCCCATCTTTCAATTCAGCAGATTCAATTTCTTCTATATGAAAACGTAATAAATCTATTTGTCTTTCTCGATCCCGGTCATCTATGGACAAATTATTTTTTTCTTGTTGAAGCATTTGAAATTCTTCATAATGGGTAAGAAAGTCTTTTCGAAGGCTTTTCATTTCCTCCCCAGCATAGTCATCTAAAATATCAATATGGTTTTGTTTGTTGAGTAGAGACTGGTGGTTATGCTGTCCATGGATATCGATCAAGTTATCTGCAAGGTTTTTCACCGTGGTATTGGTTACAATAGAACCGTTTATTCGACTTACACTCCTACCGGATTTCAACAATTCTCTAGATAATACTATAATCTCTTCATCAGTATTTAATCCAAGACTGGTAAGCAGATCTTCTACTAAGGGGTTTTTTAAAAAGACCGATTGCAAATAAGTGTTTTCCCCTTTGCTTCGAATATGATCTTTGTCTGCACGTTCTCCTAGGGTTAATTTAATTGCATTAATAATGATGGATTTCCCTACCCCAGTTTCTCCAGTCAGAATATTTAGCCCATCATCAAACCGTATATGCAAATGATCAATTAAAGCAAAATTTTTGATTTCCAGTTCCATTAACATATCCATATCTCCTTTGGGAAAAATATTATTGCATAAGACTTCTAAACTTATCTTTTATTTCGTCTACACTCTTTTCATCTCGTATCAGAACAAAGATCGTGTCATCACCGGCTATGGTACCGACAATTTCTTCATAGTTGATAGCATCAATAGTAGAGGCTGCAGCTTGTCCAGCGCCAGAAAGTGTTTTAAGTACCAAGATATTCCCTGCATGATCAATCGACAAAATGGAATCTCTAAAGAGGCGCATGAGACGATCAGATAAAATCGTATTTTGATTTTCTAAGGTGGCGTATTTATACCGTCCGTTCTTTGAAAGAGATTTTATTAATCGAAGTTCCTTAATATCTCTAGAAACTGTGGCTTGAGTAACCTTTAAACCCATTTTCTTAAGTTCTTCAGATAATTCTTCCTGGGTTTCAATTTCTTTGTTTTTTATTATTTCTAGAATTTTTGCTTGCCGTGTATATTTCATAATGCCCCCCCAATGATCAGTGATTTTTATTTGGTAAAGAGATTATACTTTTGATTTTTCAAAATTATCATGAGCTTTGCTAACAACTCGTTCTACATTATCTTCTGTGGTACTCTTCTCCCAATAATCATTTTGATTTTGTAGATAAGCTAAAAACTCCATATTTCCCTTTGGCCCCTGAATTGGGGAGAAGGATAATTGAGCAATACCAATATTTTCTTCCTGTATAAAGTCTATAACTTTAATAAGCACTTCCCTGTGAGTTTGAGGATTCCGGATCACACCGTTTTTACCGACTTTTCCTCGGCCAGCTTCAAATTGTGGCTTGATTAACACAACCATACATCCATTTTCCTTTAAAAGTTTTTTTGCAACAGGCAATACCAGTTTTAATGAAATAAAAGAAACATCTACACTGATAAAATCAGCTTTTTCTTTAATATCCGCTAAAGTCACATGTCGAATGTTGGTCCGCTCCATTACCACCACTCGCGGGTCTTGCCTC
It encodes:
- the recN gene encoding DNA repair protein RecN translates to MLMELEIKNFALIDHLHIRFDDGLNILTGETGVGKSIIINAIKLTLGERADKDHIRSKGENTYLQSVFLKNPLVEDLLTSLGLNTDEEIIVLSRELLKSGRSVSRINGSIVTNTTVKNLADNLIDIHGQHNHQSLLNKQNHIDILDDYAGEEMKSLRKDFLTHYEEFQMLQQEKNNLSIDDRDRERQIDLLRFHIEEIESAELKDGEEEVLMQDYNVLANSEKIYEVMGKGYENLYNLRNANSVMDLVSKTVEEFHTVDKFDPQIKNFSNQLEEIQFQLEDVSREIRQYFENIEFPTEDLDRLNQRIAYINDMKRKYGPSIEDVLTYYQKSKEELDGLINSKERIEKISKKLQKKSEVLNSLASALHKRRVETAKILEKKVSSTLQELNIPHGSFKVAIASKDGEDLNLIQSFNRKGFDAVEFLIKTNPGEVPKSLAKIASGGEISRVMLALKSLLADIDKISCMIFDEIDTGISGETANLVGDKLEGISTNRQVICITHLPQIAARGSLHYKIYKETHRGHNTTYLQELGNDGRIEEIGRLLGGTSTAITLKHAEELLKIRS
- a CDS encoding TlyA family RNA methyltransferase, whose product is MKKERLDILLVDKGLLDSREKAKRRIMSGTVFVDGQRCDKPGMKVAPEASIDIKGKSLPFVSRGGLKLKKAVEEFGLDLSNTVCLDIGSSTGGFTDCMLQEGARKVFSIDVGYGQLAYKLRQDPRVVVMERTNIRHVTLADIKEKADFISVDVSFISLKLVLPVAKKLLKENGCMVVLIKPQFEAGRGKVGKNGVIRNPQTHREVLIKVIDFIQEENIGIAQLSFSPIQGPKGNMEFLAYLQNQNDYWEKSTTEDNVERVVSKAHDNFEKSKV
- a CDS encoding arginine repressor, translating into MKYTRQAKILEIIKNKEIETQEELSEELKKMGLKVTQATVSRDIKELRLIKSLSKNGRYKYATLENQNTILSDRLMRLFRDSILSIDHAGNILVLKTLSGAGQAAASTIDAINYEEIVGTIAGDDTIFVLIRDEKSVDEIKDKFRSLMQ